A window from Amblyomma americanum isolate KBUSLIRL-KWMA chromosome 7, ASM5285725v1, whole genome shotgun sequence encodes these proteins:
- the LOC144098741 gene encoding uncharacterized protein LOC144098741 isoform X3, with product MGRAVVLAAACCLVGVAIILLSEQPTGVSAVHLAYIGNTTACDICDQDVDFSGRNFICCLAHSKCCGPDSLDRKRRSL from the exons ATGGGTCGAGCTGTTGTG CTGGCCGCAGCTTGCTGCCTTGTGGGTGTGGCCATCATTCTGCTGAGCGAGCAGCCCACCGGCGTGTCGGCCGTTCACCTGGCCTACATAGGCAACACCACTGCATGCGACATATGCGACCAGGACGTCGACTTCTCCGGCAGGAACTTCATCTGCTGCCTGGCGCACAGCAAATGCTGCGG GCCTGACAGCCTGGACAGGAAAAGGCGAAGCCTGTGA